The sequence ATCAGCGGGCTGGATGTGCAAAACCCCACAGCGCTGGCAGACAGCATTGTGGATATGATGTTATAATCCATACAAAAAACAAAAAACGGCACCGCTTGCAGTTGCAGGCAGTGCCGTTCTTTTTTGTTCAGTCTGTTGTGCGTACCCACACGGCCATTTGGTCCTCCTTACCGTTTAGTCTGCGGCAGAAGGGGATGAAACGCAGGGTGCGAGGCTCGGCTTTTGGCGGTGATATGGTGTACAGATCATCGCTGGGTTGCAGACAGGTGCCCGCAGCCAGTAGGCAGCCGTCCCGATAGACGATAGGTGATTTGGAGTCCAAAGTAAGGGCGTGGATAGAGGGAGCACCTTGGGTCTCCAACGCATAGATCAGACCGCCCCGACTGAGCGCTACTCGCCCGGCATTGGCGCCTACCCGGGCGTTGCTGTACAGCAGCCGTACCGTGGGGACAAAGCAAAAGCGCAGGGTGATGGGGGCAGTGATCTGCTGCACATAGTAGCCGTCCTTTGCCGTAACAGGTTGGCCGTCCAGGGTAGGACATTTGCACCAGTCCGGTAGGCGCAGCCGCAGTCAAACCAGTTTTGGCGGCGCAACGCCTGGCGTTTGCGCTCCGGTACGGTATCGTTCAGTACACCCTCCGCCTCCAGTGGATTGGCGTAGTAGAAGTGGCAGCCGTCGGCGCTCATGGCTCCGGCAATTGTGTTCCACAAGGCAAGCTCCGCTACGGCGCCGTACGCAGCGTGCGGGTGGCAACGGTACAGCCGCTGCGCAAAGAATACCAGCCCGGCAGAGGCGCAGCTTTCCCCATACGCCAGGTCGTTCGGCAGATAATAGGCCGGGCCAAAAGCCTCGCCCACAGCCGTCTGGCCCAGTGCACCGGTCACATACAGTTTGGTGCGACACAGATCTTGCCACAGCGTTTCGCAGGCGGCTTGCAGCGCCCGGTTCCCGGTATGCTCTGCCACGGCGGCAGCCCCGGCATATAGGTACACGCCTCGCACCGCATGGCCCACGGCAGTTGTCTGTGCGGTCAGCGGGCAGTGGGCCTGGTTGTAAACATAGTCGCTGCCGTCGGTGTCAACGCCTCGTTCCCTGTCAAAAAACAGCGGTCGGGTGCCCCGCGTGCGGATAAAAAAGTCGGCTGTTTGCAAATAGTCCGCCTTGCCGGTGACCTCATACAGTTGTACCAGTGCCAGCTCTGCCAGCGGGTGGCCGGGATAGCCGGGGCGCTTTCCTTTGCCAAAGGTGCGGCAAATGCAGTCCGCTGCTCGGCAAGCAATATCCAATAGGTCCCGCTCTCCCTGCATGGTCCACCGGGCACAGGCCGCTTGGGCCAGATGGCCGAAGCAGTACAGCTCATGGTAGTCCTTTAAGTTGGTAAATCGGTTTTGCAGGCCGTTGATGGAATACAGGGTGTCCAAATAGCCGTCCGTCTCCTGGGCGGCGGCAATGATCTCCACCGCTTCCCGGCTCTTTTCAGTCAGGTACGCTCGGTTGCCGTAGGGTATGGCATAGGCGGCGGCCTCCAGCCATTTGTACAGGTCGCTGTCCTGAAACACCCATCCCATAAAGGCCTTCTCTTGGCTGTTCTTGTCATCATAATACCATTTGTCCGTGGGATAGGTGGGTCGGGGGCCACCGGCTTTTGCTGCGGCAATGGCATGAGCGGCCTTTTGGAAGTTGGCGATGCAGCTGCTCTTTGGCGCACCGGGCACCTGATCGTGCAGCACCTGCCATTGATAGGGCAGTACGATTTCAGCTACTGTGCGGATCCGGGGCGCCCAAAAGGGGTCGGTTACGGTGATGTGTTTGGGGCTGATAGGTTTCATAAGCCTGCTCCTTGGGTAAAAAAATAGACCTGTCTTTGTACAGGCCTATTATAGCATATTTTGTTTTAAGCGGCAATGTGGCCGGCGTTTGCAGTGGTGGTGGAAACCAGGCGGCGGGCGGTGGCGTCTTGCCGTGCCAGCTGAGCGCGGCGGCGCTGTCTGCGGGCATAGGCGGCTTTTTTGGCAGCCAATTTCTTTTCCCTGCGGGTGATCACCAGCCCCAGCACGGTGATATACAGCACAAATTCGGCGGCGAACACCAGCTTCATTTGGGTGGGGTCCAGCCAGTCCATCAGCCGGAAGGGCAGGCTCAGCAGGGCGTAGCCCACCACCAGGGCGGTCAGACTCAGCAGGGCGGATGAGATCAGGTGTTTTACAGTGTATTTTTTCATGGCGTTGTACCTCCTTCAAATTGCAACTTCATTGTAGCAATTCCCAAGGGTAGGCACAATGGGACTGGCAGCCAGAGTACCAAACTTGTCCCTGTTAGTAAATATCTTTACTTTGCTTTGCTTTTGCCGCTTCTTCCGCTTTGTAAAGGGCGGCAGCCACGGCGTGGGCGGCTTCTTCCAGCCGATCGGCAGGCACGGCAGAGGGGGAGACCACCACTATATTTTTGCCGCTTTTCTCTTTTACAATATACAAGGCAAGTCCCGCTTGCTCAAAAGGGGCGTTGTCCGGTAGCATCGGCGTTTCAATCTGCACCTGCAGGCCGTTTTCACCCACGCGCACCGGATGGTCCGGCAGTGCCTTTGCCAGCAGGGCACACAGGGTCTTGGCTTTGCCGGTGTACAGACGGCGGATTTTTTTGGTGCGGGACTTCATATTCCCGTCCCGCAGGTAGGCGCACAGGGCAATCTGCTCCGTTTTGGACGCAGTTTGGGCAAAGGTGTCTTTCATTTGATGGTAGGCGGCGGCCAGCGCCGGGCTGAGCACCATAAAGCTGATGCGAATGCCCGGCAGCAGCAGGGCGGAGAAGGCGCCCATATACACCACATTGCCGCTGCCCAGGGCGTACAGCGAGGGGGTGGGGGTGCTGCTGTACAGAAAGTCGTTTTCAAAGTCGTCCTCGATCACCACCGCGCCGGTATCTGCCGAGTGGGCGCACAGCTCCAGCCGCCGCTGAATGGGCATCACATCACCCTGCCGGTTCATGTGGGAGGGAGATACATAGATAATGTCCGCGTCCTTGTACCGGGTGCGCACGGTGTAGCCGTGGGCGGCAAACACGGTACTGCCCTGTACAAAGCTGCCGTCCGGGAAGGACACGGTGCGTCGCCCTTTCAGCAGCACGCAGAGGATCTCCAGCAGCATTTGCACCCCGGCGCCTACCACAATATGTTCCGGCGCAGTGACCACATTGCGCCGCTCCCGCACATAGTCTGCCAAGGCGCACCGCAAGTCGTACTCTCCCTGCGGCTCGCTGTAAGTGAGCAGCCGCTGCCGCTGGCGCAAGGCACTCTTAATGTAGCGCTGCCATAGGGAGAAGTCAAAGCTGGACAGATCGGCGCTGTTGCCGGTGAGATCCAGCCGAGGCGGTGTCTGCACCTGCGGGCGGGGCATGGGAGTTGCCGGTGCCTTAGGACCTCCCGCCACAAAGTAGCCGCTTTGGGGCTTGGCGTAAATATAGCCTTCCGCCGCCAATTGAAAGTAAGCATTTTGCACGGTGGTGCGGCTGATCCGGTAAAGCTCCGCCGCCCGGCGAATAGAGGGCATCCGTTCCCCCCGGCGCAGTCGCCCGTCGGCGATCATTTCCTTAAACATGGTGTAGGCTTGGGTGTATTTTAGCATAACTGTACCTTAAAAAATCAGGGCTTTTGTGTCTTTTATTCCTGTCAAAATTAGTATATACTATAAATAACAGAAAAGCAAGGGGGCGAGAATTTGAAAAACTGCGTGGTCTTTAACGACCTTTCCGGCTACGGCAACTGCTCGCTGATGGCGGCCATTCCGGTACTGACGGCTATGGGCGTGCGGGTGCACCCGGTGCCTACGGCGGTGCTTACCCGCCAAACCGGCTATGACCGTTACTCTATGGAGGATTTGACTGGCTTTATGCCCCAATTTACTGCGGACTGGCAAGAGGTACAGCCGGACGGCATCATCACCGGCTTTCTCAGCAATCCGGCCCAGGGGGACTGCATTGCGGACTTTCTGACTGTCCACCGCACGGCGGATACGCTCCTGGTGGTGGACCCGGTCATGGCGGACGACGGCAGCCTGTACGATGGGTTTGATGAAGCACGGTGTAATGCGGTGCGCCGCCTGGCAGCACAGGCAGATGTGCTCACGCCCAATGTAAACGAACTGGCGCTGCTGTGCGGGGCGGAATATACCGAGGATCCGGCGGCGGTGCGGCAAATGGGCGCCCGCTTGGCAGAGGATCACCGGGTGGTGGCGGTCACCGGCTATCGGCAGGGAACGGAGATCCACACCCTGGTGTTTGCAGACGGGGACTGTACAGACTTGGCAGCGCCCTTGCGCCCCGGTTCCTTTAGCGGCACCGGCGATCTGTTTGTTTCTGTATTCACCGGCGGCTTGCTTCGTGGCCGGACGCCGGCACAGGCAGCCAAACAGGCGGTGGATTTTCTCAGCCACGCCATCGCCGTTACCCACGGTACAGACCCCCGGGCCGGCGTAGATTTTGAAAAGATTATGGAGGATCTGTTATGAACAAGACGGTAAAAAAAATTTCATTCACGGCGCTGTTCGCCGCCATGGTGTTCGGCCTGACCATGCTGCACATTCCCATCGGTGCCGGCGGCTATATTCATGTGGGCGACGCCATGATTTATCTCAGCGGGCTGCTGCTGGGGCCTTGGGCGTTCCTGGCTGCTTCCATCGGCGCTGCGTTTTCTGATCTTGCCAGTGGGTTTGCCACCTATGCCATTCCCTCTGCCATCATCAAATTCCTTATTGCAATTCCCTTTGTTGCATTATATAATAAGAGCAATAAATTGCTGACGGTGTGGACGGCGCTGTGCACCATTTTGTCCGGTGCCATTACTGTTGGCGGCTACTATGTGGCGGATCTGGTGCTGTACCGGGAGGGCGCCATCGCGGATATACCGGCCAATGCCATTCAGGCGGTAGGCAGCGCAGTGGTGTTTATTGTACTGGCGCTGGCGCTGGACAAGGCCGGAATTTATAAAAGATTGAAGGGTTATCTCAATGGCTGATATTGTTTATCGCTATTACGACGGTGTGTATCTGAATATTACAAATCAGTGCCCCTGTAACTGCGCGTTTTGCATTCGCTCTAAGGGCGACGCTGTGGGCGATGCGAAGGAAATGTGGTTTGACACGGAGCCTACCTGGGAGGAAATCAAGGCGGCGATTGACGCTTATGATTTTGCCCACACGGACGAGGCGGTGTTTTGTGGCTACGGCGAGCCTACCAATGCGCTGGACCACCTGCTGCAAGCGGCGGATTATCTGCGCACAGTGAACCCAAAGATTCACCTGCGGCTGAATACCAACGGCCTGTCGGACTTAATTAACGGCAAGCCCACCGCAGAGCTGCTGTGCCGTCATTTTGACAGCATTTCCGTGTCTCTCAACGAGCCTACGGCAGAGAAGTATGATAAGATTACCCGCAACTGTTACGGCGGCAAGGCGTTTGACGCCATGCTGCAGTTCACGCGGGAATGTGTGGCGCACTGCCCGGATGTGCGTATGACGGTGGTGGATGTGATTTCGCCGGAGGATATTGAGAAGTCGCGCCAAGTGTGCGAAAGCACCGGCGCCAAATTCCGTGTGCGCAGCTTTGCTGCCGGAAGATAAAAAGGAATAACCATTCGGTTTAGCTAAAGTGCTGTAACGACGATTTTAACGAAAGCAGAAGTCATCGTTACGGCATTTTTAATTTTTGGCAAATTTTGGTGTCACAATACAGGCAAAAAACGACTCTAAACAGGTGAACGCCCGAAAGCGGGGCGGTTGTAACGCAAAAAAAGACAAAAGCCTGATAAGGAGTGCGTGCGTATGAAAAAGACCATCGGAACAATTTTAGCGGTACTTTGTCTGGTAGCAGCATTGCTGCTGGGCAGCGCCACGGCGTTTGCGCAGACGGCCGGGCAATGGACACCCAGAGAACATCCCCAGGACACCATCGGCTGTGTAAACGGTGCGCAAAGCGATGAGATTATTGCCCAAGCAGATCGGGACCTGGGCGGCTGCAAATTCACCTACCGCGGCAAGGGGAAACTGACCGGATGGGAAGTGCCGTTGCTGGAGGAGGGCAAGGATTATAAAATTCTGTCGCAAAGCGGCCGCAGCATTACCATTGCGGCGTTAGACGAAGATGGCTGTCTGCCCTATATCAATGCCAAGGTGCAGCAGCCGTCTGCTGTGGCCTCTACGGCTGCGGTAACCACTTCCGGCGTGGCTGCTGTACCGCCTGCAACGAAAAGAGAAACGGAAGCGCAGACACAGATGCGCACGGAGAAACAGACGGAAAAAGCACCGCAAATGGAAGCAGGCAGCACAAAAGCAGCCACGGAAGCGGTGGACGGCGAGAAAGAAAGCACCGCCAAGGGAAGCCGGCCGGTATTGCCTTTGGCTGCACTGGGCGCTTGTGCTTTGGCTGCGGTTGCCCTTGTACTTTGGCAAAGAAAGCGGCGCCGATAAGAGAATAAGAAAAAGAGAAAAGGGGGATCAGTCTATGACACAAGCAGAACGGGTGCGGCAGGCACAGGCCGGAGATGTAGACGCCTTTTGCGCCTTATATACCGCATATCAGCAAAAGCTGTTTCATTATGCCTATTACAAGCTGGGCAATGTGCAGGACGCTGAGGATGTGGTGCAGGATTGTATGCTTACGGCCTTTGAACAGCTGGGTATGCTGAAAAAGCCGGAGGCGTTCGGGTCGTGGCTATTTTCCATTTTATATCACGGTTGCGCCGGTGCGATTAAAGAGCAGATCACACGCCGCAACCAATCGGATATTGCGCAGCATGCCAACAGCCTTGCCTGTGACCAAACCGCAGCGTTTGCGAGGGTCGAGCTGCAACAGGCGTTGGCTCTGCTTAGCGACACAGACCAAAATATTATTTTGCTGTCAGTGGTTGTTGGGCTGAAAAGCAAGGAAGTGGCAAGGATTACCGGATTAACTGCTGTAAATGTTCGACAAAGACGAAGCAGAAGCCTGGCAAAAATGAAGCGCTATTTGTCATAAAGGGAGTGCGTGCTATGAAACAAAAGGATTTTGACTTTATTCAGCATAAATTTGAGCAAGCGCAGCCGCCGCTTCCGGACGGCTTGCGTGCAGAATGCCTAAAGCAGCGCATTTTGAAAAAAGAGTCCCATAAGGTGATTGCAATGCCTAAGCGAACTTCACGGTACAAAGCATGGGCGGTAACGGCGGCTTGTTTGGTAATGGTGTGTGTGGCTGCTGTGGGCGCAGGTGCAAGCTGGTACGGCGTGCCGGTGGACGGATTTCAAAGCGCGGCCCAGTTAACGGCTGTGACCGCTGCGATGACCCCTGTGGATACAGGAGAGGCCGGTTGCGCAGAGGCCACAACGGTTCTGACTAAACAGCAACCGGGGGTACAGCAGATGGCATCGGTTCAAACGGAAAACGGATATATGTATTACGCATACAGCGCAAGCATGGCAGAAAAAGGGCGTAATTGCGTTTATGTGTTTGATGCGGCGTCTAACCGACAGCAACCGCTGACGGTGATTGAAAATGTTGCCCCGGCGCAGGCAACGCTGCAAGGCGTGATAACCCACGGGGAGCGTTTAGCGGTTTTGGCCCGGGACGAGAATTGCACCTATTTGCGTATTTATTCGATTGCAGAGCCAACAAAGCCGGTGCTGCTGTCTGCCATAGAGCAAAGCGGCGCTTGTGTGCAAGCCGGATTGGTGGGCGAAAACGTGTATGTGCTTTCTCATTTTGTTTTTGACCCAAAAGCGGAACAGTCGGTGCCTGCCTTGACGGTTAACGGCGAGATACACCGGGCGCTGCCGGAGCATATCGTGCGCCTTGCCGGTGCAAATCAGGCACAGTACACGGTTTTAGGCACAGTGGATGTACAAACCGGTAAAGCGGCGGAGGATGTGGCGGCTGTGTTGGGCGGCGGCACAAAGGTGCAGCTGACAAAAAAAGCGGCTTATGTGGGCGCTTCTGCGGACGCAGACCGTACGGCGTACGGTGTAAAATGGAATTTGAAAAGCCAAAAATGTGCAAAAATCACGCGGCGAGAAGCCAAAACACTTTTTCAATTGCCCCATGAATTTGCGGCGGATTCTACCGAGCGTACCCTGTATGAGATGGGAGATGGTTGGCTAAGTATAGAGGAAAACTTGGAAACCGCTGCCCAAAGCCTTGCTCTGTATGATCGGGATTTTCAACTGCTGGATCGGTTGCAGCTGGAAGATGTGACCGTGTCGCACCGAGCCGCCATAGAGCAGGGGCAAAGGGTGTTTGCCCTGCCGTCTTATACGGCGGATGCGCAGCGACGGTACTATGGTGCTACGGTGTTTGAAATTCGGCAAAACAAAATTGTGCTGCTGAAAACGGTGCAAAATCCGCACCCGGAGGCAATGTATCCGGGGGATTGTGTGCTGACGGATTCATACGTGTATTGCTTTGATTTTTGTGAAAGCGGGGACGGTGTGTGCGCCAATCGGTTTGCACACGCATACCGATAAGTAAAAAGAGAGACTGCGGAAAAATTCGCAGTCTCTCTTTTTATCTGTGTGCCCTTGCACATTGGCGGCAAAGGGGCATAGAATGGTCTATCCGTGTGCTTGAACAGCAGGCACATAAAGTTGAATGCAAAAGGAGAGACTTTGATGACCCCTGTTTTACAGACTGCCGTAGGGCTGGCCATTCCGTTTGTGGGTACGCCGCCGGTTGCATGGTCCGGTATATACGACCTGCCGGTGTGTGGATATGCACGCCTGGTTCGCTGCGCACATAGTATAGTCTGACGGCTCCCGGCGACAGCTTCCTATTTTCACCTTCGAAAAAAGGGGATTGCGTCCGGGACAAAAATTTGATAAACTATAAGAGGTTAGTTGCAACTAACTTAGAACGCAGAAAAAAGGAGAACACGCAATGACCCCTGTTTTACAGACTGCCGTAGGGCTGGCCATTCCGTTTGTAGGCACGGCGCTGGGCGCAGCCGCAGTGTTTCTTTTCAAATCCAATATTCCGCCCCGGGTGCAAAAGATTTTGTTGGGCTTTGCTTCCGGCGTGATGCTGGCAGCCTCCGTTTGGTCGTTGCTGTTGCCTGCTTTGGAGCTGTCCGGCAGCTGGCTGCCGGTTGTGGTCGGCTTTCTCGTGGGGATCGGGTTCCTTTTGGGACTGGATCAGCTTACGGCTCGGCTGCATTTAGAGCCAAAGCCGGGCACGGCAGGCGCCAATTCTTTTTTGTTAGTGTTGGCGGTGACTTTGCACAATGTGCCGGAGGGTATGGCGGTGGGCGTGGCGTTTGCCGGTATGCTGGCAGGTGACGGGGCCATTACGCCGGCGGACGCCTTTGCCCTTGCTGTCGGAATCGCATTGCAAAATATTCCGGAGGGCACCATTGTGGCGGCGCCGCTGCGCAGCGACGGTTGCTCTCGCAGCCGTTCCTTTGTGTATGGGGTGCTGTCCGGTGCCGTAGAGCCGGTGGGCGCGGTGCTGACCATATTGCTCACCGCCCTGCTGCGTCCGGTGCTGCCCTTTTTGTTGGCTTTTGCCGCCGGGGCGATGGTGTATGTGGTGCTGGAGGAGTTGAACCCCCAGGCCCAAACCGGCCCCCACGGTCATACCGGCACCATGGGCGCTGCTGCCGGCTTTGCCTTGATGATGGCCATGGATGTGGCGCTGGGCTGAGTCGTCCTGGGGATAAAAAAAGGCCGTCCGCTGCTTTTTGCAGCGGGCGGTTTTGCTTTTTTTACGGTTTAGAACTGGTTCTGACCCAGCTTTTCGGCAATTTTTTGCCCGGTGGGAGTGGTGGCCAGTCCGGCCTGTGAGGTCTCGCGCAGGCAGGCGGGCAGCTGGCAGCCGATCTCGTACATGGCGTCAATTATCTCGTCCGGGGGGATCACGCTTTGGATCCCCGCCAGCGCCATTTGGGCGGCCACCACCGCATTGGCGGCGCCGGCGGCGTTGCGCTTAATGCAGGGGGTCTCTACCAGCCCGGCTACCGGGTCGCACACCAGTCCCAGCATATTTTTCAGCGCCATAGCGGCGCCCTGGGCAATGGCGTCGTTGTCGCCCCCTGCCAAATATACCAGACCGCCGGCGGCCATGGCGGCTGCGGAGCCGATCTCTGCTTGGCAGCCCCCTTGGGCACCGCTGATGGAGGCGTTCTCGGCGATTACACTACCAATCCCGGCACTGACCAGCAGAGCACGCAGCAGTTCTGGGCGGGGCAGACCCTGTTGTTTCTGATAGGTGATGAGCACTGCCGGAATTACCCCGCAGCTGCCGGCAGTGGGGGCGGCTACAATGCGCTTCATACAGGCGTTGCTCTCTGCCACCTGCACCGCTGCGGCGATCACAGAGGACAGGTAGTCTCCCAACAGGGTATCGCCTTTTTGGTTATATTCTGCCAGCCGGGCGCCGTTTTGGCCGCCCATTTTGCCGGTGGTCACCGCTGTCGGGTCGTACTGGGTGATGGAGTCCTCCATGGCCTTTGCCATTTGGTCCATTTGGTCCAGCACAGCAGTCTCCGGTAATTGGGTTTCCTTGGCCTGGGTGGTGAGTACTACCTGCCAAAAGGGGCACGCCCGGTCCCGGCAGCGGCGCAGGATCTCGTCTATTGAATGGTACGGCATGGCGTTTCCTCCAAACTCAGATAACTGACTTTTTTAATACCCTCCAGGGCGCGAATGGCGGCAATGGTGGCGGAGGGTATCTCTTGGTCGCATTCGGCAATAAAGGCGGCCCGCTTGCCCCGCCCGGAGCGGTACAGCCGCATTTCCGCAATATTCACCTTTGCCTGTGCCAGTAAGGCGCTGATCTTGGCTACCATACCGGGCACATCGGTGTTGCTGACAATCAGGGTGGGGTAGTCGCCGCTTACGTTGGCCTCCAGCCCGTCGATCTCTGCAATATTGATGATGGAGCCGCCCAGGGACTGGCCGATCAGATCCAGCACCTTGCCGCTTTCGCCCACCAGGTGCAGCTGCACGGAGTTGGGGTGGGCGTTCTTCAGCTTGGCCTGCTCCAGCCGAAAGCGCATGCCCCGAGCCTTGGCAACGGCAAAAGCCCGAGGAATTCGGGCGTCGTCCGGGTGCATACCGCACAGCCCGGCGATCAGTGCCAGGGGCGTGCCGTGGCCGCTGCCGGTGAGCCAAAAGGAGCCGTACAGCCCCAGGGTGGCGTCCTTAACCGGCTCCCCCAGCAGTTGGCGGGAGATGTAGCCGATCCGCACCGCACCGGCGGTGTGAGAGCTGGACGGCCCCACCATCACCGGGCCTAAAATCTCAAAAATATTCATACACTTCTCCTCCCTTGCGGAGTGGATAAAAAAACAGGCAACGGAGCCTTGTGCACCGTTGCCCTTTCTTATTATAGCCGTCTTTGCCCCAACAGGCAAGCGCTTTTTTTATTCCTCCGTGTGCTTACGCTTGGCGGCGGTCAGCGCCAGCAGCGCAGCACCGCACAGCACCGCGCCGGCAGCAGCGCCGGTGTGGCCGGTGGAGGGGGATTTGGCTGTGCTCTTTTTGGCGGCCTTGGCGGATTTTGTAGTGGTCTCTGTCTGTTTGGTGGTCGTCTCTTTTGCCGTGGTGGGCTTTGTGGGGCCCACCGGGTCGGTGGGCGCTGCGGGGTCCGTAGGTTGTACCGGGTCGGTGGGACCTTCCGGGTTCGTTGGCGGCTGGGGATCAGTGGGGCCTTCCGGATCAGTGGGCGGCTCCGGCTCACCGGTCCCGGGCACGGTGAGGGTCACCGTTTGCAGGCTTTGGTTGTCGCCCAAGGGGCCGGGATCAAAGAGAAAACCGGCTTCTTCCAGTTGGGCGGCGGTGTAAAAGGCCTTGACCGTTAGGGTAACGGTGGTATCTGCCTTGGCGGGCGTCACGGCGCCGGTGGTGGGGTCGATCACCTCCGGGTGGTCACTGGTCCAGCCGGTGACAATGCCGTAGTAGCTGAAGTCGTCGTCGCCGGTGGGCAGGTTTACCGGTTCGGTCACCCGGTCGGCTGCGGTGTTGTCGCCCAGCAGGGTTTGCAGATCGGCAGCCTTTTTGGCAGCCGCGTCCAGGCGCTCCTGGCGGCTGTATGTATGCATGGGCACCAGCACGGTCACTTCGCTTTCCTTGGTGCTTTGCAGGCAGGTGAGGGTCACGGAGACGGTCAGCTCTGCGCCGGTCTCGTCAAAGTTCAGCATATCGTCGGTAACGGCGTCGTAGTGGATCTTGCCGTTCTTGTCGATCACGGTGTAGTCCTCGTCCCACTGGTCGTTCTCTACCTTGTCCACCGTTACGGTGATCGGGTAGTCGGACTTCACTTTTTTGGCCAGGTATGCTTCAATGGCGCTCTGTACATTTACATCCTGATCGTCGGAGTCAATGTCTGCATAATGACCAAAGTCCGGGTCGCTGTGCACGCCGCTGTACTCGATCATCGCCAGTCCGTCGCCGGAGACGTTGAACAGGGCGTTGTCCGCCTGGGTCAGCAGCTTGTCTGCCGGGCTTTCCAGCTTAACGGTGATCACATAGTTGTTGTTTTTCAGCGCGGTGTCTGTGGCGTTAAAGGTCTTGTTGACGGTGGCGTAGCCCTCGGCGCTGACGATGTAGCGGTACTGACCGAAGATGATGGTATAGTACCCCTGTTCGTCCGGCAGGATCGGGTCGCCATAGGCGCCGGAAGCACCGTTTTT comes from Oscillospiraceae bacterium and encodes:
- the sdaAB gene encoding L-serine ammonia-lyase, iron-sulfur-dependent subunit beta, translated to MNIFEILGPVMVGPSSSHTAGAVRIGYISRQLLGEPVKDATLGLYGSFWLTGSGHGTPLALIAGLCGMHPDDARIPRAFAVAKARGMRFRLEQAKLKNAHPNSVQLHLVGESGKVLDLIGQSLGGSIINIAEIDGLEANVSGDYPTLIVSNTDVPGMVAKISALLAQAKVNIAEMRLYRSGRGKRAAFIAECDQEIPSATIAAIRALEGIKKVSYLSLEETPCRTIQ